One genomic region from Sphingobacterium sp. UGAL515B_05 encodes:
- a CDS encoding RagB/SusD family nutrient uptake outer membrane protein yields the protein MKTFKNNIKYILGMAGLAAVLGLSLNSCTKLDPKLYSDLTTKNAYSTESDINAALTGVYTSLSPYPGDAYLYYAGYLVMITDYATDMGFSTAAGDPTRMSNFTYDDNNRYFKFNYQNMYQVISNANMLIDRIESVTIPDDRKKKIIAQARFLRSLSYMDLTDAWGPVPLITTVKNPTESYNEPLVAVEKIDVQIAEDCQYAIDNLPEKWSDELGIGRATKGAALTLMGKMYMRSHNYEKAKTYIDQVLALRDKGVYTLNPDFKKEWSDNNKMDMGLIFGILHEPTLNGGEITNHFGPTDNPEVPDRWQYYGVSLDFWRKYSDLDPRKKFFYYNYTGKAARDKNTKYGFFYMLPAKGQTTPPSDTVKFLQNVATKKYSYDMVNNSYLDGRTIQVLRLADVILCKAEIENALNGPAAALPYINEVRKRAGAPEYGKHPDFPSPASKEAMIDALVDERGFELVFEYKRRQDLIRLGRYEKVSNAYLKGRGLKENVTEAMRYFPYPLEEARLHQEMTTANPSRLPK from the coding sequence ATGAAGACGTTTAAAAATAATATAAAATATATCTTGGGTATGGCGGGTTTGGCCGCTGTTTTGGGCCTCAGCTTGAATAGCTGTACCAAGCTTGACCCTAAATTATACAGTGATCTGACGACAAAAAATGCCTATTCAACCGAGAGCGATATCAATGCTGCCCTGACGGGTGTCTATACGAGTTTATCGCCTTATCCGGGGGATGCTTATTTATACTATGCGGGTTATCTGGTGATGATCACCGATTACGCGACGGATATGGGCTTTTCTACAGCGGCAGGTGATCCTACACGCATGAGTAACTTTACCTATGATGATAATAATAGGTATTTTAAATTTAATTATCAGAATATGTACCAGGTGATCAGCAATGCCAATATGTTGATTGATCGTATTGAGAGTGTAACTATTCCCGACGATCGCAAGAAGAAAATTATCGCCCAGGCCAGGTTCTTGCGGTCATTATCTTATATGGATCTTACAGATGCCTGGGGACCGGTACCACTGATAACGACAGTCAAGAATCCGACGGAAAGCTACAATGAACCCTTGGTTGCTGTAGAGAAAATTGATGTACAGATTGCTGAAGATTGTCAGTATGCAATCGATAACTTGCCAGAGAAATGGTCGGACGAACTGGGCATTGGCCGTGCTACAAAAGGTGCCGCGTTGACCTTAATGGGAAAGATGTATATGCGTTCGCACAATTATGAAAAAGCAAAAACGTATATCGATCAGGTTTTAGCGTTACGTGATAAAGGTGTATACACGCTGAATCCGGATTTTAAGAAGGAATGGTCCGACAATAATAAAATGGATATGGGGCTGATATTTGGCATCTTGCATGAGCCTACATTAAATGGAGGCGAGATTACCAATCACTTTGGTCCGACCGACAATCCTGAAGTACCGGATAGATGGCAGTACTATGGTGTTTCCCTTGATTTTTGGCGAAAATATAGTGATCTCGATCCGCGTAAAAAGTTTTTCTATTATAACTACACCGGAAAGGCTGCGCGGGACAAGAATACAAAATATGGATTTTTTTACATGTTGCCTGCTAAAGGACAGACTACTCCACCAAGTGATACCGTAAAATTCCTGCAAAATGTTGCGACGAAAAAGTATTCTTATGATATGGTCAATAACTCCTATCTGGATGGGCGGACGATTCAGGTTCTCCGTTTGGCGGATGTCATTTTGTGCAAGGCTGAGATTGAAAATGCACTGAACGGACCCGCTGCAGCATTGCCTTATATCAATGAAGTCCGGAAGAGAGCTGGAGCACCTGAATATGGTAAGCATCCTGATTTCCCCAGTCCTGCAAGTAAGGAGGCTATGATCGATGCGCTTGTTGACGAACGTGGTTTTGAGCTTGTCTTTGAATACAAAAGACGTCAGGATCTGATCCGCCTGGGCCGCTATGAAAAAGTGAGCAATGCTTATCTGAAAGGCCGCGGACTGAAAGAAAATGTCACTGAAGCCATGCGCTATTTCCCTTATCCATTGGAAGAAGCACGTTTGCATCAAGAAATGACGACAGCCAATCCATCGCGATTGCCTAAATAA
- a CDS encoding TonB-dependent receptor: protein MVNFNLTKKPFFVFLVLTLLSFRCLAGTINGVIKNSSGQRLAGVSILLKNPGSSFSTAASSASDGSFRFADVPNGKGYELTFSYIGYQSYVERNVQVSADGATTLSIILEDQVNQLEDVVVIGYGKQKKSDLTGAIASLSSNELTKGGAVSNVGQALQGKASGVVVTQNSKAPGGSTSIRIRGTNSISGSNDPLYVIDGFPTNNGININPDDIASMDILKDASATAIYGSRGANGVIIITTKRGLTDKNNITYSGYVGTQKPIIPFTFLDGKQYMNLANALYKEIQGQENQEYAVYTKSQLESDVNTDWVKETMRNGILQNHNLQFSGGGEKTKVLTSIGYFDQKGVLKTTDFNRISGRINVDQKVNDYIRTGASLSAQREKSNMQVYDGNILNSNVLYSILTYDPTVPVYNADGSFGRPPGGQGDNPLANLMSRINDVQRDKLNGNIFLEVNPIKELTLRMDAGTEITHDQLGSYLTRDSYQGGIDDGVASQADYNETHNLIDFYATYAKVFNEKHNLSVMGGYSYEKYVRNNKGINVKGFSTDLLEYNNLGMASSITGVNSAKAENLVISFFGRVNYAYADKYLLTATLRRDGSSRFSPNHRWGTFPSAAFAWKVNNEDFMKEQQLFSDLKFRLGYGQTGNDRVADYASYGLMDNGHYTFDGVTNSGGVKQNPTYPENDKLKWESTTQYNVGLDFSFFKNRLAFTVDAYYKKTNDLLIKSILPYYTGYTSGQRNLGTMNNKGLEFSVTSKNMTGAFTWETKLNLAMNRNKVSSLGGEPEQLLTSSKPMGNVSEEAYSVIRVGESLGSLFGYRYLGVIQQGENYAPQPNSKPGDPKFADVNGDGTINSADRTIIGRGYPKFNFGMTNTFAYKNFDLTAFIYGNVGNDLLNMTRMNLEWKRTTEALNRWTPTNTNTDIPRNGFYYMNYGGYINDHFIENASFLRLRNLTLGYTIPLKTKAVQSIRVYGMAENLFTISNYSGWDPEVDTKGYENDALVKNRAGNNQSANAGVGLDFNSYPSMRSFTFGVSATF, encoded by the coding sequence ATGGTAAATTTCAACTTAACCAAGAAACCATTTTTTGTTTTTCTTGTCTTGACATTGTTATCTTTTCGATGTCTAGCGGGAACAATAAATGGTGTAATCAAAAACTCGTCGGGGCAACGGCTGGCAGGGGTAAGTATACTTTTGAAAAATCCCGGCAGCAGTTTTTCAACAGCAGCTTCCAGTGCGAGTGATGGGAGTTTTCGTTTTGCAGATGTACCGAATGGAAAGGGGTATGAACTGACTTTTTCATACATCGGGTATCAAAGCTATGTAGAACGAAATGTGCAGGTTTCCGCTGATGGAGCCACCACTCTTTCCATTATTTTGGAGGATCAGGTGAATCAGCTAGAAGATGTTGTCGTGATCGGATACGGTAAACAAAAGAAAAGCGATCTGACAGGTGCCATTGCATCGCTTTCCAGCAACGAACTAACGAAAGGCGGAGCGGTGAGCAATGTAGGGCAGGCCCTACAGGGTAAAGCTTCCGGTGTCGTTGTAACCCAGAATTCAAAGGCGCCGGGTGGTAGCACGTCTATTCGGATTCGCGGAACCAATTCCATCAGTGGAAGTAATGATCCACTCTATGTGATCGATGGATTTCCAACAAATAATGGTATCAACATCAATCCTGATGATATTGCTTCCATGGATATCTTAAAGGATGCTTCGGCAACGGCTATCTACGGTTCCAGAGGTGCCAATGGTGTTATTATCATTACCACAAAACGTGGTCTTACGGATAAAAACAACATTACCTATAGTGGCTATGTGGGAACACAGAAACCGATTATACCGTTCACCTTTCTCGACGGTAAGCAATATATGAATCTTGCCAATGCACTTTATAAGGAGATTCAGGGGCAAGAAAATCAGGAATATGCAGTCTATACCAAATCACAGCTCGAGTCTGATGTCAACACGGATTGGGTAAAGGAGACCATGCGGAACGGCATTTTGCAAAACCATAATTTACAGTTTTCCGGAGGTGGTGAGAAAACCAAAGTGTTGACGAGCATAGGTTATTTTGATCAAAAGGGTGTTTTGAAGACGACAGACTTTAATCGAATTTCGGGACGTATCAACGTGGATCAAAAGGTAAACGATTATATCCGCACTGGGGCGAGCCTATCCGCGCAACGGGAAAAATCAAATATGCAGGTGTATGACGGAAATATCCTTAATTCAAATGTTTTGTATAGCATATTGACCTATGATCCGACGGTACCTGTTTACAATGCAGATGGAAGTTTTGGAAGACCTCCAGGGGGGCAGGGTGACAATCCCTTGGCCAACCTGATGTCACGGATCAATGATGTGCAAAGGGACAAGTTGAATGGAAATATTTTTCTTGAGGTAAATCCGATCAAGGAACTGACCTTGCGCATGGATGCAGGAACAGAAATAACACATGATCAATTGGGCAGTTATCTGACTCGAGACTCTTATCAGGGTGGGATAGATGATGGTGTGGCAAGTCAGGCCGATTATAATGAGACCCATAACCTGATTGATTTTTATGCCACCTATGCAAAGGTGTTTAATGAGAAACACAATTTGAGTGTGATGGGGGGCTATTCGTATGAGAAATATGTGCGCAACAATAAGGGGATCAATGTAAAAGGTTTTTCAACGGATCTGCTGGAATACAATAATTTAGGAATGGCCTCTAGTATTACGGGAGTAAATTCTGCTAAGGCGGAGAATTTGGTCATCTCTTTTTTCGGGCGGGTAAATTACGCCTATGCTGATAAGTACCTGTTGACTGCAACCTTACGTCGTGATGGATCATCGCGCTTTAGTCCCAACCATCGTTGGGGAACCTTTCCTTCAGCAGCTTTTGCATGGAAGGTCAACAATGAGGATTTCATGAAAGAGCAGCAGCTATTTTCGGATCTAAAATTTAGGTTGGGTTACGGACAGACGGGTAATGATCGCGTCGCGGATTATGCTTCTTATGGATTGATGGATAATGGGCACTATACGTTTGATGGTGTGACCAATTCGGGTGGCGTTAAACAAAACCCAACTTATCCTGAAAACGATAAATTAAAATGGGAATCCACGACGCAATATAACGTCGGACTTGATTTTTCATTTTTTAAGAATCGATTAGCCTTTACCGTAGATGCCTATTATAAGAAAACCAATGATCTTTTGATTAAGAGTATATTGCCTTATTACACAGGATATACCTCTGGACAGCGCAATCTAGGTACGATGAATAACAAAGGGTTGGAGTTTTCGGTAACCAGTAAGAATATGACCGGAGCGTTTACCTGGGAGACAAAATTGAATTTAGCGATGAACCGCAATAAGGTATCAAGCTTGGGTGGAGAGCCTGAGCAATTGTTGACTTCGTCAAAACCAATGGGTAATGTTTCTGAAGAAGCTTATTCGGTTATTCGTGTTGGGGAATCATTAGGCTCTTTATTTGGCTATAGATACCTGGGGGTTATTCAACAAGGAGAAAACTATGCGCCACAGCCAAATTCGAAACCCGGCGATCCGAAGTTCGCGGATGTGAACGGTGATGGTACAATCAATTCAGCGGACCGGACGATCATCGGTCGTGGTTATCCGAAGTTCAATTTTGGTATGACCAATACATTCGCGTATAAAAACTTTGATCTGACGGCCTTCATTTATGGAAATGTCGGAAACGATCTGCTCAATATGACACGCATGAATCTGGAGTGGAAACGTACCACAGAAGCTTTAAATCGATGGACTCCGACAAACACTAATACGGATATTCCAAGAAATGGATTCTACTACATGAACTATGGTGGCTATATCAATGACCATTTTATTGAGAATGCTTCTTTTTTGCGGTTGCGTAATCTGACACTGGGTTATACCATTCCATTGAAAACAAAAGCGGTTCAATCGATACGCGTATATGGTATGGCGGAAAACTTATTTACGATTAGCAATTATTCTGGATGGGATCCTGAGGTGGATACCAAGGGATATGAAAATGATGCGCTGGTTAAAAATAGAGCTGGAAATAATCAGAGTGCCAATGCTGGGGTAGGTCTGGATTTTAATTCATATCCTTCGATGCGCTCGTTTACTTTTGGTGTAAGTGCAACATTTTAA
- a CDS encoding FecR family protein, which yields MNRKSLLNKFLANECSAEEAKLVFTWLNDDPTLLDDLISEDDWVSYINQENKSKRGGDSLLRIITVFVLFGFLFVLSNLLGISTDKPLQTASFIQEIYYNPSAQPKEIIAADNSILTLEPGALIQLVIKPDLDFRRVKLFSGRVNFKVAKDPSKPFIVESGTLMTTALGTEFIVDYNAAVEHVLIRLFEGKVRVESIEPSVVETNILKPGQQIYFGGANKMLVSNFKGTPKMSARESLPAQLMLSATEKPYRNPATIHQSANWLQLEETAVSDIIQYINHELDVPISYDSLIVKNYRIKGRFSKNPTMDLKDKTDLAASILQLIVEVNPFILEKQHNTYILKPKK from the coding sequence ATGAATCGTAAATCCTTATTAAATAAATTCCTGGCGAATGAATGTTCTGCTGAGGAAGCGAAACTTGTGTTCACCTGGCTGAATGACGATCCGACATTATTGGACGATCTCATTTCGGAAGATGATTGGGTTTCCTATATCAATCAGGAAAATAAGTCAAAACGTGGTGGCGATAGCCTGTTGAGAATTATTACTGTATTCGTCCTGTTTGGTTTCCTGTTTGTTTTATCCAATCTTTTGGGCATATCAACCGATAAACCTCTACAAACAGCAAGCTTCATTCAGGAAATTTACTACAACCCTTCTGCTCAGCCTAAAGAAATTATTGCAGCAGACAATTCAATTTTAACCTTGGAACCCGGTGCACTGATTCAGCTCGTTATAAAACCGGATCTTGACTTTCGGCGGGTTAAACTATTCAGTGGAAGAGTCAATTTTAAAGTAGCAAAGGATCCTTCAAAACCTTTCATCGTCGAAAGCGGCACGTTGATGACCACAGCGCTGGGAACAGAATTCATCGTGGATTATAATGCGGCAGTTGAACATGTTCTGATCCGATTATTTGAGGGGAAGGTTCGCGTTGAATCGATAGAACCGTCCGTAGTAGAGACAAACATTTTGAAACCAGGCCAACAGATTTATTTTGGCGGGGCGAACAAGATGCTTGTTTCAAATTTCAAAGGTACGCCAAAAATGAGTGCGAGGGAAAGTCTACCGGCCCAGCTTATGCTTTCCGCAACGGAAAAACCGTACCGCAATCCGGCAACAATTCACCAGAGCGCCAATTGGCTCCAATTGGAAGAAACCGCTGTATCTGATATTATTCAATATATCAATCATGAGCTTGATGTACCTATATCTTATGATTCATTAATCGTTAAAAACTATCGGATAAAGGGGCGGTTTAGCAAGAATCCAACAATGGACCTGAAAGACAAAACGGATCTTGCGGCGTCTATTCTGCAGTTGATTGTTGAGGTGAATCCGTTTATTCTTGAAAAACAACATAATACATATATACTCAAACCTAAAAAATAG
- a CDS encoding RNA polymerase sigma factor, translated as MINKILQRAPTNEKEFFLAYRYWYRKLYYFLYQKTQCSNLAEDVVQQTFLIVWERKNNANQQIQFSTQLFQIARTKLIDELRRRALNRKYVAFEKPFVLTQYEDLERQIAYKGELEYVKELITQMPFMRQQVFYLHKIEELSYKEIAVKLSISPKTVENHVSIGLKFIKKFFKLS; from the coding sequence ATGATTAATAAAATCCTACAGCGGGCACCTACTAACGAAAAAGAGTTTTTTCTAGCTTATCGTTATTGGTACAGGAAATTATACTATTTTCTGTATCAGAAGACCCAATGTTCGAATCTTGCTGAAGATGTCGTCCAACAGACTTTTTTAATTGTTTGGGAACGCAAAAATAATGCGAATCAGCAAATCCAATTCAGTACCCAGCTCTTCCAGATTGCGCGCACAAAATTGATTGATGAATTGCGCCGGCGTGCATTGAATAGAAAATATGTAGCGTTTGAGAAACCATTTGTACTGACCCAATATGAAGATCTTGAACGACAAATTGCCTATAAAGGAGAGTTAGAATACGTAAAAGAGCTGATTACACAAATGCCTTTTATGCGGCAACAGGTCTTTTATCTTCATAAAATTGAAGAATTGAGTTATAAAGAAATTGCCGTCAAATTGTCTATCTCCCCGAAGACTGTAGAAAATCACGTTAGCATTGGCCTGAAATTTATTAAAAAATTTTTTAAGTTGTCTTAG
- a CDS encoding RagB/SusD family nutrient uptake outer membrane protein gives MKKMKLRTLLYIGIIGSLVTSTFSCTKLKEEFKGELEEGTSNVDPGSLLITAYNSLNTPYQQEQRWVMQEISTDAAMAPTRGGDWDDNGMHRAIHLHTWNADNGYMNNTFVSLGTAIYNAGNVLRYNPSAQQGAEAKFIRALVMFDMLDLYGVVPVREGASFEDFRIAPEVLQPQAAIDYMVKDLNEIIASLPANGPKAAYVANKNAAKALLMKIYLNKGTFLNRQAPSFAADDMNKVVTLAKEITASGFYTISAKGKYFDNFAPDNDEKSTENIFTLYNKNGDRGGNVDRTWNTVAHYNMNPGGWNGWCTLSDYYDKFSDTDERRGIYYNYPADTTSNRTKEFKRQNVGFFAGQQYNWSTNKPLMARNPANAPLVFTREVTIRTSGATLETAGIRPMKYAFDYAVTGQRNNDWVVFRYADVLLMQAEAILRGGTGTATEALGLVNTIRTNRGVTNLTALTLDNLLDERARELYWEGWRRQDLIRFGKFLLAWQEKAADADPKTLVYPIPSQQIAVNPNLKQNTGY, from the coding sequence ATGAAAAAGATGAAATTAAGAACTTTATTATATATCGGAATAATTGGCTCCCTTGTAACTAGTACATTTTCTTGTACTAAACTAAAGGAGGAATTTAAAGGAGAATTGGAGGAGGGGACATCCAATGTGGATCCTGGAAGCTTGTTGATCACAGCTTATAATTCATTGAACACCCCTTACCAGCAGGAACAGCGCTGGGTGATGCAGGAAATATCAACGGACGCAGCCATGGCCCCTACACGGGGTGGCGACTGGGATGATAATGGTATGCATCGTGCGATTCATTTACATACCTGGAATGCAGATAATGGCTACATGAATAATACTTTTGTCAGTTTGGGTACAGCCATCTATAATGCGGGCAATGTATTGCGGTATAATCCGAGTGCGCAGCAAGGGGCTGAAGCGAAGTTTATTCGTGCGTTGGTCATGTTTGATATGTTGGATCTTTATGGCGTAGTACCCGTCCGGGAAGGAGCATCTTTTGAAGATTTTAGAATCGCACCAGAGGTGTTACAGCCACAGGCGGCTATTGACTATATGGTGAAGGATCTCAACGAAATTATAGCGAGTTTGCCTGCAAACGGGCCGAAAGCGGCATATGTTGCTAATAAAAATGCGGCGAAAGCATTATTGATGAAGATTTATTTGAATAAGGGAACATTTTTAAATAGACAAGCTCCTTCTTTTGCTGCCGACGATATGAACAAGGTAGTGACTTTAGCCAAAGAAATTACCGCTTCGGGATTCTATACTATTTCTGCGAAGGGCAAATACTTTGATAATTTTGCGCCGGATAACGACGAGAAGTCTACCGAAAATATTTTCACTTTATACAATAAAAATGGAGATAGAGGTGGAAATGTGGACCGTACCTGGAATACCGTTGCTCACTATAATATGAATCCGGGGGGGTGGAATGGCTGGTGTACCTTATCAGACTATTACGATAAATTTTCGGATACCGATGAAAGAAGGGGAATTTATTATAATTATCCAGCTGATACGACTTCTAACAGAACAAAAGAATTCAAACGTCAAAATGTTGGTTTTTTTGCTGGACAGCAATACAATTGGAGTACAAACAAACCCTTAATGGCGCGGAACCCAGCGAATGCACCTTTGGTCTTCACGCGTGAAGTCACCATCCGTACCTCGGGTGCAACCCTGGAAACAGCTGGTATCCGTCCAATGAAGTATGCGTTTGATTATGCCGTCACTGGTCAACGAAACAACGACTGGGTTGTATTTCGTTACGCCGACGTATTGCTGATGCAAGCAGAGGCTATTCTGAGAGGTGGAACAGGAACAGCAACAGAGGCACTCGGTTTGGTCAATACTATTCGGACGAACCGTGGTGTTACTAACTTGACGGCATTGACGCTCGATAATTTATTGGATGAGCGTGCTCGCGAGTTATATTGGGAAGGCTGGAGAAGACAGGATTTGATTCGTTTTGGTAAATTTTTATTGGCCTGGCAAGAAAAGGCTGCGGATGCCGATCCCAAAACATTGGTTTATCCAATCCCGAGTCAACAGATTGCTGTCAATCCAAATTTGAAGCAAAATACAGGTTATTAA
- a CDS encoding SusC/RagA family TonB-linked outer membrane protein, whose translation MKNKLLAQCVMTLTFLLVSFIVVAQTKVLKGKVVDETQGPLAGATIKVKGGTAATTTDTEGSFTFTVPSEAKTLEVSFIGYTLKEVPIVGNDITVALEPSAGQGLDEVVVIGYGTARKKDLTGSMVTIGAKNFNKGIMTSPDQLIQGKTPGVMVINNTGQPGGSTTVRIRGNSSIRASNNPLFVLDGVPMSGNSPLPEGRGGFSSDRGNPLTYLNPGDIASMDILKDASATAIYGSRGANGVVIISTKRGKVGQPEVSVGASAGVSTMREYPDVLDAARFREALKYYTPSEVANADFGGNEDAFKAITRKAITQNYYADVAGGTEYGKYRLSGGYLNQNGIIRGSQLKKYTANFNGNFRFLENKRLGLDFAVFLTQMDNKYAPINAMVGSEGNVISQALQWNPTRPLRDDQGNLTFVSSTTRNPLTSIDAFKDLATTNTMVINLAPYYKITDDLEYRFIYSAMRQTGNREGMYRAGLIDPSAVNNEQAFISNNGETNLQMTHMLSYNKQINSDWSVNAVAGYEYLDYNYNNNISFGGGFRYMGLDYFDYLQYTPVSTREISSYRSPTNQLQSLFLRGGFNYLDRYLLTATVRRDGSTKFGSNNKYAMFPSLAVAWNVNQEEFLKSTGIFDQLKVRLGWGKTGNQEFPSGASLNRLVFGNQSVSQANYGNPDLKWETSTTINAGIDFGIWGNRLYGSIDYFNKKTTDALFEQTLAQPAPAGRIWVNLDGEIVNKGVEVALTGTIIKNDNWIWDLTGNATFLKNSVSGLVGYYETGALRGQGFSGVLGQRMVNGQPLNVWYLADYQGIDPQTGMSMYRGQDGSISTANDPAINKFYMHSPNPTTLLGISTNVNYKQFSLAANMNGAFGHYLFNNTAATTLGLSNLSSRNIGSAFFNTAVKESTSNSAAPSTRFLEKGDYLKMANLTLSYRVGNVGRTLKNLNVSLTGQNLFIITKYTGFDPEVNTDGATNGIPSLGIEYLPYPPARNILLGINFSL comes from the coding sequence ATGAAAAATAAACTACTTGCACAATGCGTAATGACGCTTACATTTTTGCTTGTATCTTTTATTGTAGTTGCCCAGACGAAAGTCTTGAAGGGAAAGGTTGTAGATGAGACTCAAGGTCCATTGGCGGGAGCTACAATTAAGGTAAAAGGGGGAACCGCTGCTACAACAACAGACACGGAAGGTTCCTTTACATTTACTGTTCCCAGTGAAGCGAAAACGCTGGAAGTATCCTTTATTGGATATACTTTAAAAGAAGTACCCATTGTGGGAAACGATATCACCGTAGCGCTGGAACCTAGTGCCGGTCAGGGCCTAGATGAGGTCGTTGTGATCGGTTATGGTACCGCCCGTAAAAAAGATCTAACGGGGTCTATGGTCACTATTGGAGCGAAAAACTTCAATAAGGGGATCATGACGAGTCCCGATCAATTAATACAAGGAAAGACACCAGGGGTTATGGTGATTAACAATACGGGGCAACCTGGCGGATCAACCACAGTACGTATCCGTGGAAACTCATCGATCCGGGCCAGTAACAACCCGTTATTTGTGCTGGATGGTGTGCCTATGTCGGGCAATTCACCTCTGCCCGAAGGAAGAGGAGGCTTTTCTTCCGATAGAGGAAATCCTTTGACTTACTTGAATCCGGGTGACATTGCTAGTATGGACATTCTTAAAGATGCATCGGCTACAGCAATTTATGGTTCACGTGGGGCAAATGGCGTTGTCATTATTTCGACGAAAAGAGGTAAAGTTGGGCAGCCCGAGGTTTCTGTAGGAGCCTCTGCAGGTGTTTCTACCATGCGGGAATATCCGGATGTATTAGATGCTGCTCGATTTAGAGAAGCGTTGAAATATTATACACCATCTGAAGTCGCAAATGCTGATTTTGGTGGCAATGAGGATGCCTTTAAAGCGATCACAAGAAAAGCGATCACGCAAAATTACTATGCTGATGTAGCTGGCGGAACCGAGTATGGTAAGTATCGCCTTTCAGGTGGATATTTAAACCAAAACGGTATTATTCGTGGATCACAGCTGAAGAAATACACAGCCAATTTTAACGGAAATTTCCGTTTTCTGGAAAACAAACGATTGGGATTGGATTTTGCAGTCTTTTTGACGCAAATGGATAATAAATACGCACCGATCAATGCGATGGTCGGTTCGGAAGGAAATGTGATCTCCCAAGCCTTACAATGGAATCCGACACGACCATTACGGGACGATCAAGGCAATTTAACCTTTGTCAGTTCGACTACGCGAAACCCATTGACAAGTATTGACGCCTTTAAAGATTTGGCGACAACAAATACCATGGTAATCAACTTGGCGCCATACTATAAAATTACAGACGATTTGGAATATCGCTTTATCTATAGTGCAATGCGACAAACTGGAAACCGTGAAGGTATGTACCGCGCAGGACTTATTGATCCTTCAGCTGTGAACAATGAGCAGGCCTTTATTTCCAATAACGGAGAAACCAACTTGCAAATGACGCATATGCTCTCTTACAATAAACAAATCAATTCAGATTGGAGTGTCAATGCGGTAGCAGGTTACGAGTATTTGGATTATAACTACAACAACAACATTTCCTTTGGCGGTGGATTTCGTTACATGGGACTAGATTATTTTGACTATCTACAATATACGCCTGTTTCCACGCGGGAAATATCGTCGTATAGAAGCCCAACCAACCAATTGCAATCACTTTTCTTGCGTGGCGGATTCAATTACTTGGATCGCTACTTATTGACTGCAACAGTAAGAAGGGATGGCTCAACGAAATTTGGTTCAAACAACAAATACGCCATGTTCCCTTCATTGGCAGTAGCATGGAATGTGAATCAGGAAGAGTTTTTGAAATCTACCGGTATTTTTGATCAGTTGAAAGTAAGGTTAGGTTGGGGAAAAACAGGTAACCAAGAATTTCCATCTGGGGCATCGTTAAATAGACTGGTTTTTGGTAATCAAAGTGTAAGCCAGGCAAACTATGGTAATCCTGATTTGAAATGGGAGACTTCGACCACGATTAATGCGGGTATTGATTTTGGAATTTGGGGCAATCGTCTGTATGGATCCATTGATTATTTTAATAAGAAGACCACAGATGCGCTTTTTGAGCAAACTCTTGCACAGCCAGCTCCAGCAGGGCGTATCTGGGTGAATTTGGATGGTGAGATTGTCAATAAAGGGGTAGAGGTCGCGTTGACAGGTACAATTATTAAAAATGACAATTGGATTTGGGATTTGACAGGTAATGCAACTTTCCTGAAAAACAGTGTAAGTGGTCTAGTGGGCTATTACGAAACAGGGGCATTGCGTGGACAAGGTTTTTCAGGTGTATTGGGACAACGTATGGTAAATGGGCAACCATTGAATGTTTGGTACCTGGCCGATTATCAAGGTATTGATCCGCAGACAGGCATGAGCATGTATCGCGGACAGGATGGTAGTATCAGTACGGCCAACGACCCTGCAATTAATAAATTCTATATGCACAGTCCAAATCCGACGACTTTATTGGGTATTTCTACCAACGTAAATTACAAACAGTTTTCTTTGGCCGCCAATATGAATGGTGCTTTTGGACATTATCTATTCAATAATACGGCAGCGACAACTTTGGGATTGAGTAATCTATCATCACGTAATATCGGTTCAGCATTCTTTAATACAGCTGTAAAAGAGTCTACTTCCAATTCGGCTGCGCCTTCGACGCGATTCCTTGAAAAAGGTGATTATCTAAAAATGGCCAATCTTACGTTAAGCTATCGTGTTGGAAATGTAGGTAGAACACTTAAGAATTTAAATGTATCCCTTACTGGACAGAATCTTTTCATCATCACGAAGTATACAGGATTTGATCCTGAGGTGAATACAGATGGTGCAACAAATGGTATTCCTTCGTTGGGTATCGAATATTTACCCTATCCACCGGCAAGAAATATCCTATTGGGGATTAACTTCTCACTTTAA